Within Antennarius striatus isolate MH-2024 chromosome 22, ASM4005453v1, whole genome shotgun sequence, the genomic segment CTACAAAGTTCATGTCTTTTTGAGGTGAGAAAAGAGAATCCTGAGGCCACCAGAAGGAGAAATTGTTTCGTCTTCCTGTTGGATCAATCCTCTTCTCGCTTTCAGGATCATTTTTATCAGCTTTGTGATGGCAGAAGAATTAATCTCCTGCTCTGGATCGTCCTTGGCCTCCTTCTGCATGGCGCCTCGGGTGAAAGGTCAGACGAAATAGAGGATCGTCTGCGTAAGGCTTTGCAAACATTCTGACAGCATGTGGCGCTGAAGTAAGACGGCGCCgtggaaaaacaacaagacaTCACCGCTGCATGGGATTAAAGCTGCTCGGGATAATCTGATGGACgagtcacaattttttttaactataaTGCGGTTAATGAGTACACGATGTTCACTGTTATTACTttcatggggggaaaaaaaagatagcGTTTAGACTTCATGTGCAAAAAGCGGAATGTTTGGCTAAATTAGCATTTTGATGTGAGGGCATAGAGGGTGATGCATCCCTTACAGCCAGTTTAGAACCCCCCCTGAGTGTCAGAGCTTTTTGTGGGTATTCATAGCAAAGCTGCTTGTTTTATGAAAGCAAAAACAGGATCCCTGGAGTGTCCTCAACAATCAACACTCAGCTGTAATAAGCCGGACCGAACACCAGCACATCCACCGTTTAATgtctgtttggtgtgtgtgcacttcagtgtgtgtgaaggatgtgtgtgtgtgtgtgtgcaccgaTGTGTATGCAGCCATGTGTAAAATCTGCATGTTGAGTGCATCTgtacgtgagtgtgtgtgtgtgtgcctcatgACAGCAGGCTGATTAAGCTGTTGCATAGTAATGAGCTATGGCTGTCTGTCTGGCAGCTGCTCTGACAACCTCTTTTCACAACAAggcctcccacacacacacacacacacacacacacacacacacacacacacacacacacacacacacattcaagtgCATGCATCAACATGAGAAAATACCACAAATCTGAAATCATCGAAGCTGACAACCGCACTGAtgggctgttgttgttgttgttgttgttttaaatcaaGAAAGTCTTGGTAATGCAGGCCAGAATATTTGGCGATGCATGAAAGAGGGAGACCAACACACATGGTCTGCACTTCCTCTCCTTCACACGcgtgtgttttcattctgatAATGACTACCACTTAGGAAAAACAGTCGTTTCCTGCTTGGAGTCACTGATGTCAGGACAAATATCACAAAGGGCAGAGTGTGTACCTGCATGCacgagtgactgtgtgtgtgtgtgtgtgtgtgtgtgtgtgtgtgtgtgtgtgtgtgtgtgtgtgtgtgtgtgtgtgtgtgtctgtgtgtgtttaagaggTATGTACCCCCCCTTGTAACCTCTGTTACAAATATCTCTGGGAcaacaagatggatggatgtgcttAAGGTGCAAGCGATCCCTCTCCCTCATTTTCCAGAGGTCAGAGTCGACATCCGAGCAGGAAGACGAAAACTCGTGTGCATTTGGAAACACTTAAAAGTCGTAGCCTAGAATAATACAATTGTTGCATGAGAACTATTACAAGAAACCAGCATGCAGCTTGTTTGTTTACAACCTGGATTGCATCAAAACAAAGTATCTTAATCCATTCTCTTTTGGAATAGAAACTGCTTCAAAAGGGGAGCGATGATGGTCAAATCAAACTGCTCATCATTCtgcagaggaggatggggggggggctcaacccccacccctccctccctaaggacccccccccccaccctcatgCATAAGGAAACCAAAGGTAATGTATTTCAATCGCCTTACCTCGTTGATGTCCCCTTCCTGACATCACACATCATGCACTTGAAAGCTTCTGCCGTGTTCTTGTAGGTGCACACGCTGCAGTCCCAAAACCCCTCGTCGGAGGAGGGCTTCGGTTGACGCTTcggcctttaaaaaaaaacaaaacaaacaataaatgtggaaaacaaaaacagaatattacacccccaatttaaaaaaaaagaagaagaagacagaaagagaagaagaaatggtgggagagaggaggaaaagggggAGGGCGAGAGGAGACAAGCCGTGAGTTCCGCTCGCATCTGCGGAGGCTATCGATGGCTAACATCTGGGTGAGCCTATAGGATTTAGGGAATCATCTGCAATCGCGCTGTGATCCGACACTGTAATTGGCGATGAGGTTTTAACACCCGCGCGCGCAGACCCTcacgcgcacaaacacacatgcagtgagcgcgagggagggagagagagcgagcgcgcgaggaaagagagagagagagagagagagagagagagagagaggagatagagagagaaaacccTTTTTTCCCGTGCGCTTGTCGCTCTGCTAGCTTAAATTCGTCCCGCTCCGGGCCGCTCGTTACCTTGTGGGACTCCTCTTGTCGCCCATGCCAGACCAGGGTATCTCTGGAGGTGCTGATACGAGCAGGAGTCGTGTTATTTCCGATAATTTTAGCAAAGAAGCGATGCGCCTGTGCCGCTCGGCTTCCAGCTGTCGTGGAAACTCCGCTTGGGAAAAGGTCACGTGACTCGCGCTGGCCAATTGGAGGCTGGTTTACTTCCGAGGCTGACATTCCTTTTGATGAATCTACGCTGCGTTCAATGCCCAGGATAACCTCGTATATATGAATACTGAGTCTTTCGTTTAGTTCACGACACAAACACGACCTGTTAACGCTTCTGTATCTTTGCTAATTTAATAAACATCCGTATACGATCAAGTTTCATTCAGTGCAAATGCTacatttcatttgtcatttggaaaaacaataataaatatgcaGCCTATCGGAATAGATTTGGTTTAGATGACGCTGGAACATTCGTGTTTTAATTCTGATACAAAAAGGAGGCAATGAACGCATGAAATATTCTactaaatatgaaaagaaaggaaaataatgaTTGAACTCGGTTCTCATGGAGGAGAATCCATCTTTATCCGACAGCACATGAATGCAGCAAAATCCCTTGGAAGGTAATCTTTCGTCTAATGATGTGTTAATACGGCTACCGCTCACATCAGCTCACTGTACTGGGAATCCATTTATATCCTTTCATCTCTACGTCTGAGTCGTGGACTGCAGAAATGCCGCAGCAGATCGTAACAGGTGCAGAATACATCAGGGAACCCCTCGCTTTATGTGCGTGCTGACGCAACCAGCACCAAAGCCCACATTGCAAAGCAGTCCACATCGTGACCGGCTGGGGTTATTCCAAAGCCTTCTATCAAGGACAACCAACTGGAATCCCCATCCCCGCTCTACGAGAAGATTTTACTGCACAGGGAAACCACAAATGCTGCATAATTACTATTTACATCCTCTATCCGGGTCCCTGAAGTGACCCAGCGTCGTTTATTCAAATAGTCATAATAAAATCATTCTTTGCGAATGGTTTTAATGATAAAGCACAAATAAATTGCAGCATATTTTGCATACAAAATAATATACAGACATAATCCAACTACTGCACTTTCAGAATATGTATCATACTATCTGATTCAGTTAATAATTGAAGAAGCAAGTTTCTCatgtacaaaaaatattttattgagcGGCATAAACAACATCTTACATACCTAATGAAATTAACTTAACAAGGGCATTTTTAGAAATCTGAAAATGTCATATTTCTATGTACAATAAGGAAACTGAAAGGTAAATcaaaaaaatgcttaaaatatTGCCACAACAGTATGATACAAccaatagaaaataaaacatttcttgaCCAAAGACTTTTTTGCATTGTTTAAATTGCGCATTAATCACTGAGTTCTTCCTCATCACTAAAGTATGCACTCTTTTTGATTCTGGGCTTCTTGGAGTCTGAGGATGTTGAGGCACGCATGGCGTCCTCTTGAGACCTCTTGTGTTCCTCTGCCTCCATGTGGGCCTGCTGCAGGGACAAACAAAAGCAGTGTGATGGTAGCAGAAGGTAATAAGATTAATACTTCCAAAATAACCTGAGTCTCAGCATATATAGCGGTTTGCAttgtaatgaaaaaatacaactttgtgtgttttcatctcaCCTAAACTGCTCAGAACTGGTTTTCAAGGTTTGAGCCTATGAGTTTTCTTCTGTGCTTTTACCGCCATAATATCTGACAGCAAAATATTATCTATTACATGAATCGTACTCTGTTCACTTGTTACACGACGTGCTCCTTGTTTGTACTTTAGTGAGACTTGTAACCCAACTACAAGTTGATTTTTACTTCTTACTCCAATCATTATTCTCTGCTGCAGcgaagtgaaataaaaaattcaaagacAGTTCCTTGTGATGTTCATTATAGAAATTTGCCTGACACAACTTAGTGTCAGAAGTGAGATCCCAGACTGACCGTCGGACCGGTAACTGATCATCCAGAACCATCAAAGGTGGTCTACCTCTTACCCAGTTCCTTGGACATGAGGACCGACTACTCTGTGTACCGATCGTCATCTCAGGATTCTCTTATTGGACAGAAGACCCCGATCGACTTCAGACATTTGGGGTCTTTCAAGTAACTGACTCAAGTGCTGTTTTTGTGAGTGTCCagaggaaaaataataaaatgtgtctaggtgtcacccccccccccccccccgagagcTTTATGACGGTTCAGAGAACCTTAAGAAATCATGATACAGGTCCTATAAGCCTGTGAGACGTCTAGAATCTGGGATTCAAACTAAAGGGATATCATGGGAACACACACAGTAGACAGATCACAATCATTTTGgtaatcatttaatttaataaaaaaatttaattaaatgattatTCATTTTTCTATATTATCAAACTtacctgaaaaaaatttaattaaatgattatTCATTTTTCTATATTATCAAACTTACCTGAAAAGCAATAGCTTGGCTCAGACTATCTAAAGTTgggtcttctccttcttcttcactttcctcttcttcttcactatACAAGATGTATGAgttataaatttttaaaaagtatgcaACTACATATCTCACAATATCAAATATGAAATACTTACACGTGTTCAGGCTGTTGagcctttttcttctttttcttttctttcttctttggaGGATCCCTTTCTCCAAGAATGTTTTTGGGGCACGCATAGCTCAGATGGCCCGTATCCTGTTACAAGAAGGCattaaaagcacagaaaaagatgtaaatcaaactttataatttaatattaaatttgaCAACTTCaacaaaatctaaaaatatgCACTGACCCCGCATTCATAACATTTAGATTTGTCTGTGTAGTTCCGTCTCCTTATGAACTCGGTTGCTCGTCCATTGTCTATGGCGATGCTCGCCTTCACCGTTCTCCCAAACAACTGCAAGACAAAAAAGTGAAACTCTGCATTCATAATCCATTCAGTTCCCTTTAAACGTGACAATC encodes:
- the zcrb1 gene encoding zinc finger CCHC-type and RNA-binding motif-containing protein 1, whose product is MSGGLAPSKSTVYVSNLPFSLTNNDLHKLFTKYGKVVKVTIVKDKDTRQSKGVAFVLFLDRESAHNCVRAVNNKQLFGRTVKASIAIDNGRATEFIRRRNYTDKSKCYECGDTGHLSYACPKNILGERDPPKKKEKKKKKKAQQPEHVEEEEESEEEGEDPTLDSLSQAIAFQQAHMEAEEHKRSQEDAMRASTSSDSKKPRIKKSAYFSDEEELSD